The Helianthus annuus cultivar XRQ/B chromosome 16, HanXRQr2.0-SUNRISE, whole genome shotgun sequence genome includes a window with the following:
- the LOC110920314 gene encoding uncharacterized mitochondrial protein AtMg01250-like — protein sequence MGILKSADSSVLVNGSPTYTFKCEKGTRQGDPLSPFLFLVVMEALSCMIDNAKEAGIIKGIDTPSNGSNISHLLYSDDAIMMGEWSRNEVVNIRCFHICSGLKINIEKSNLYGIGVGTAEIGGDGQGGGM from the coding sequence ATGGGGATTCTGAAGTCGGCCGACTCATCTGTGTTGGTTAACGGGTCACCCACGTATACTTTCAAGTGTGAAAAAGGAACGAGGCAAGGGGATCCTTTGTCTCCGTTTCTTTTCTTGGTTGTCATGGAGGCCTTGTCGTGCATGATAGATAATGCCAAGGAGGCGGGTATTATTAAAGGAATTGATACTCCTAGCAATGGTTCGAATATTTCGCATCTCTTGTATTCGGATGATGCTATCATGATGGGTGAATGGTCAAGAAACGAAGTTGTTAATATCCGTTGTTTCCATATATGCTCGGGCCTCAAAATTAACATTGAGAAGTCAAACCTTTATGGTATAGGAGTGGGGACGGCAGAAATTGGGGGAGATGGCCAAGGTGGTGGGATGTAA